The sequence GCCGGTAGCCAACATTTCGCTTTGTCGCCACCTACTGGATATAAACTGAACTATCTGTTTTTTCTAAATACAACAGGAACTCCTTCCCACTCATTCATTCCCCTTCTGCTCTAACTAGACCTGTGCGCCCAGATATCTTCTTTCCCTTCTATGTTCCTGCCAGTAGATGAGACTATATGCCAATATGAACtatcatttaaataatgttgATAATAATTACCATTTTTAACATAAACCTGCAGCAACTAACACTATTATTTTGGATGCAACCTTTATTTGAGTGTTTGATTGCTCCAGAATTTGGTTGGACTGTATTTCCTTGATAGTTCACGTAATTAACTCCCTCATTGCTGCTTGGTTGTGACATTTTATTTCAATACTATTAGCTGGGCAAAATCCAACAAATGACATGGCTCCATTCGCTTTCTACATGGGCATTGAAGAAATACTAACTATATTTTCAGAGGATATGCagctattattatttatttttttaaactgacatGTTgccatgtaaataaataattttcattGCCATTTTAATATCATTTAGAGAAAGAATGAAAtgtgcacttttatttatccccgtggggaaaatattaattattaaggAGTAGTGGGGctagtgaagcgcccggggagaaACTGGGAGTTCCGTGCCTTATTGTACCTTAAAACAACAACTTCTGGGACTGCATGTAGACTCGCACCCAAAAGATTAGTCGAAAGAATGTGGAAGTATTGTCCGGGGCAACCATTTCACTGTACGACGTTGGTCTTTAAGGGTTGACCGTTGCCCGCGTCATGTAACCGTGCCAACCAATGGGAAGGGGTCTAGTGGGCGTATACCTCACCGGCttcgctctgattggtcgaagCGCTCTGCAGCTCTCTTCCTGGTCTCGGACGCTCCACTACCTCTTTTTTAGCGTCTCATCAGTAAGTACAACTTTTCATATTTCGTCTCGGAGGACATGGCAGCGCGACTCGTTTTACGGTCGACGGTTGAACAGactgtgtgcgcgcgtgcgtgtgcatgcgtgtgtgtgaagcgcTCTCACCGAGCAGAGTGGACCGCGCCAAACAGGTACCGTCAACTCTGCGCCAGCTTACGGTCACGTCGCAACGTAATGCCGTGATCTCTGAATGTGAGTCGCGTGCTCCTCGTCGGTACGCCGGACGAGAAGCTGCTGGTGGTTTGGCCGAGTTCCATCGTCTTCTTGACGCATGTGTGGGCTCGTGTGGTCTCGCCGGCCCGGAGTCCTCCGTACTGTTCATCGGGGGTGACGCAATCCGTGCAGAGAATGTCCATAAGAGCCGAAAGCTCGCTCAGTCAGGCTGTTTAATGTAAtgctgcttttttattttattctccgCGTACCACGTGTTTGAGATCCGTCGGTGCAGAAAATGTTTGCAGACATTTCAGTCAATGGCTGCGTTTGCATCCAGTGGCAAcctctgaatatatatatatatatataaaattttttttgtagacacatatttatatatattaatatttgtgtatatctttattttaaaaaatctatatgtgtcttaaaaaaataagtatatatatatgcgtatatacaaatttatataaatatgtgtgcatCAAAAagattgtataatatatatatatgtataatatatatatattaaacaactatatatgtgtattaaacaaatatatatatctgtataatatatgtatatataaaacaaatatatgtgttttaaaaatatatatatatctgtataacatatatatatatatatacatacaaaaaatatataaatatatatcttgcATTAAATGATTCATCTGCTGGGGAAACCCACAGACCTCAAGTTATTGAATGTTCTTATGTTATCGTCAGGTTACTCAAGTTCAGAATAACAACACGTAGCGGCTGAAATATGCGTCTGAGAAGAGTCCCTGGGTAATATTCTGATGTCGGCTTTGATGCCATCAGACTTGTACGTTTATTTTAATgctccttttttgtgtgtttgtgtttttttatattgtgtacttctctttttttccccagcatGATGTCAACTCTTTCACAGACCAAGGAAGTGTTCCGGAGAGCAGAAGCTGTCTTTTTTGACGTGGACAGCACCGTCATCAAAGAAGAAGGCATCGATGAACTTGCCAAATTTTGCGGCGTCGGGGATGCAGTCGCTGAAATGTACGTCAACGTCACCGTATTTTGATATTATCTCCGGATTTGTGTGAAATGTTCTTCAAATGTGTAAATACTGTTTTCACAATTCAGGACCCGAAAAGCTATGGGCGGCACGATGACGTTTAAAACGGCCCTGACGGAGCGTCTTTCCATCATCCGATGTTCCAGGGAACAAGTGAACAAACTGATAACGGACCacccacctcagctgactccagGTAtcgggtgagtgtgtgtgtgtgtgtgtgtgtgtgtgtgaagataccACTTCATTTGAGAAGTGGCAGTCATTCAGTGGACCTTGAGTTCCACACGATACAGAAATATCTGTTTGCATGGGATATCTGAAAGTACTTTTAACAAACTGTGTATGGTAAACAACCCTCCTTGCTACATAACTACGGTGCTTTGTAGCCATTTAgcacagaaaaggaaaaaaaccacaatatttttgggaaaaaaaatcatatttttgcAAATTATATCTTTGGAAAATgtttagaaaagaaaagattctTATTGAGGATTCAAACCTTCCAACATGGTCATCAGGATGGGTTGTCTGCATGTATTTACAGACCGTTAAGTGAAGTCTTCTTCATTAGATAACTAGAATGgttactcggtagagcgcataccttcgcataccacaagattgggcattgagttatgaacattttggcattatggcaattggataaaaattgaccgcgctatggtaaaaagaagattttgaccttttcatgaccttgacttttgacccgatagatcccaaaatataatcaaatggtctccggataataaccaatcatcccaccaaatttcatgcgattcggtttaagactttttgagttatgcgagtaacacgcatacaaataaataaataaatacaccgcgatcaaaacataaccttccgcattttcaatgcgaaggtaaatatgagGGCTAGTATACGAATTGATATGTATGATTTAGCATTTCCTGCCGCTTTTGTCCACATGCATGAACGCTTATTTCCACGCATCGAGCCGATGGTGAAAGTACAGCACAGCCTGGCCATAGTTGGTCCTAAGGAGTTTGCTATTTCATACtaatacaactttttttttcgcTACAACTTTTCTTAAACTTCATTATTTCTTCTCCAGGGATCTCGTGGACCGTCTGCACCAGCGAAACATAAAGGTGTTCCTCATCTCGGGCGGGTTCCGCTGCATCGTTGAACACGTGGCCACGCAGCTAAACATTCCCCATGACCACGTTTACGCCAACCGGCTCAAGTTCTACTTCAATGGTAAGAGATCGAGGTTTTTAAAAAGAGTGAGACATGCCGGTGTGACCGTCTTGAATAAGTGTATGAAGATAGCTTGAAAGAGGCGTGAGTCCTTTTTGTAGCCGATTGCTTCGCTTGTATCTTTTTTTGTTCTAagctgcagggttcgtacggtcatggagaacatggaaatgtcatggcattttaaaaaaatggttatttccatttaaaagtccttgaaataaaaaaagtcatggaaatgtgttatattcacatgttcatttaacgcagtttgattaaaagaataaacatttatacaaatattcagtctttgaatcaaactattgtctctcattcacattatttaaggtttatactcgtgtatacactgagattttTACGTAATGTTTGCTCATGGAAATTTAGTTTAATGTCCTGGaagcccattggtcaacatgtgtatggaATCTGAATtaaatcttgtgtgtgtgttcttccatTAATAAAATGTTCCCTATGTGTGAAAGTAGTTCAGGTTCCAACTATGTTTCATTCAGGTGCTTCagattaatatattaaatatacattatagGAACTGAACTGTGCTGATTTCCAAAGGGCATCAGCACTATTGGACATTAATGACGccgttatataaatatacaatcgTGAAATAAGTCCAACAATGTGTGAGATTTCCCTATTTCTAAAGTGAACTGTGTGTTTCTCCAGGCGAGTACGCCGGGTTCGATGAGAGCCAGCCCACCGCTGAGAGCGGCGGAAAAGGAAAAGTCATCAGCATGTTGAAGGAGAAATACGGCTTCAAGACCGTGGTGATGATCGGCGACGGAGCGACGGATGCCGAGGCGTGCCCCCCCGCCGTGAGTCTTCCCATCGTTTATTACGGCGCCGCTATAAAAAAAAACCCTCTCGTCTTGGAACGATAATGTAATTCTTTGAACGTCGTCTCTCCTCCAGAGCGCCTTCGTCGGATTCGGTGGGAACGTCGTCCGGCAGCAGGTTAAGGAGAAGTCTTCGTGGTACGTGACCAGTTTTGAGGAGATGCTAAAGGAACTGGACAAGATTTAAAGAAAgctaagaaaaaaaaatcatagtaTTACTAatttttatcattttatttttgattcctGCACATTTTCCTTCTCTCAATAGATTTTTATATTAAGGTTTACGCTCGTAAGACCAATTTGACGACGTTGCTCTGTTTTATACTAAAAAGAATAACGCGTGTTTTGTGGAGGTTCGGAAGACGATTTGAGAGTTTTTGCACATTTTGTAGTCAACGCCTTTCGGTAAGCTCATACAACGTGTGCGTATTATGCAATGAGCAatagaaatgttttattttctccatGTAACCAGACGTGTCGATGAGTGTTGTCGTGGAACGAACCTCTGCATTAAACGTAAGAACGTGCCGTCACAGATGTTGAACTGCTTTAATCTGTGTTCCCTCATAAACATGAGTCCTTTTTACAATACAATCTGCCAACCGACTGGACAGGTTATCATACGTTTGGTAGAAGTTACGCCCCACTAAAACCATTTATGAAACACGTCATGCTGTCTTCACACGGGGAAACAAACGGTAGAAGTTATTACAAACAGCACCGGGGAACATCCAGAAAAGGCAATTTAAAAGGAGTGTTataccccaaaaaaaagaaggtaattTATAATAGATCTCAATCAGATACACAATTATGGGATTTACATTTTACACCGTTTTACTTTTATTCTCATAAGCAACAAATCTGAATATACAGGcgttctctcactcctctcaagGTGCTCACTCGACAcacttaataaataaatagctcctGCTATTATTATTCCCATCGGTCCTCACACAGCTGCACATCTTTCAGTAACTTTGGATATGTTCTAAACTCTTCGTGGACGAGACGTCGGCCGGAACAACCACCCGCAGCGTCGACATTTGTACAAATTTGACTCGACCCGCTCCAGAATTGAGAGAACAATTGTCGTGGCCctttaagtgttttttttttttttactattttggtTGGCGTTGTGGCATCCTGAAGTGATGAAgcaaggacaagaagaagaggagggaggttgTTTGGCAGTACTGACTGGAGGTTGAAACAACGATACTGATGCTCTGGATGGGTGTAACATTCAAAaaaagagggggcggggcttgatgTCAGCTCACTGCAGAGGGGAAGCCTTAGTCGGGATCATGATCCTGGAATCCATATGTTGAATGAGAGGAACTGGGGAGAAAGGTGGAACGATTTTTAGTGTGTTCTCagtttaaagtctttaaaaaaaatattgatcaGCTCTTAAAGTTCATTATGTTGTTAGTCAAGACTTCAAGTCGCACAAAGCCCAGAAACAAGATGACGTTGTAATCGCCGCATGAGGACTCACCCGTGTAGTACACCACCTCGTCCCAGCCTTCCTGCTGCCAGGCGCCGTTCCTCGTGTCTTCTCTGGACTGGAGGTCTTTGTAAGCTGTAACGcccccaaaaaatacaaaaataacataACGTGAGACGACAACTTCTACGGGGGGAAAAAATCGGCGTAAACTTGAGTGCTACTTTCTTGCAGATAACCATCGTCTGCTGCAGCTGGAAAAACACGTTTGACCTGATTGAACCAAAAGCAAAGCGATGGGCCAGAAAATCAAAACCAAGAGCTgagcggtaaaaaaaaaaaaagaagctctaaAGAACTTGAGAGGAACTGTTAGTGACCCAGTTAAAATTACACAGAATCACGTGTTCTAATGTTGGGGGGAAATACCAAATAGTGATTGTTCTAAATCCAACAGTCCAAAACTCAATATAGCTCAGAGAAAATCTTcacatttttgaaaaacaaatgatTTAACGAGTCAATTGTTGACACCCTGAGCGTGTTCATCTGCAGCCGGGGGTCCGTTTCCATGACGTACCCCAGAGGTGATGCACCATGTAGAGGTTCCCGATCTGTGAGAAGAAGCCTCCCACGGCTTCACTGTTGTGCTGCCGGAACCGGATGGCTCTGGCCctgcacacaacaacaacaataacacttTGTCACAAGGAGGCCAAAAACATCCAGCGAGCTGCAGCTGTCATGACaacaccaggacacacacacggtcttCAATAAAGGAGTCAGAAGTCAGGATTTAACTGATTCTGGAGTTTTCTACAATTACACAATTGGATTTTTGGTTAACGTAAAAGTCCATAGTTGTAATTATCTATAGAGAAATCACATCCACGTCATAACTTAATGTATGCATGTGAATGTATATTAACTTAAGCCAATTTCATGTGAAATGAGTTTTAAATCTATTAACAATAGTCCCTGTCTGGATACAAAACTACATAGtgttagttaccttcgcattaaaaatgccggaaggttatgttttgatcgccgtgtatttatttatttgtatgcgtataTATTcgaaactcaaaagtattgaaccgaatcgcatgcaatttggtgggatgattgtttattatccggggaccagttgattagattttgggatcgatcgggtcaaaggtcatgaacaggtcaaatcttcttgaatcacatggaatttggtgggatgattggttattatccggggaccatttgattagattttgggatcaatcgggacaaaggtcaaggtcatggaaacggcaaaatctttttttaccatatttttgtccaattggcatgcaactaatgccaaaatgttcataattcaatgcccaatcttgtaatatgcgaaggtatgcgctctaccgagtgcccgttctagttcttcatGTTGTTGTAACTTTAAGAAGTTTTTGCTTTCctttaaacaaattatataGAAATTGCTTTGCTGGCATAACACGTTGCACTTTAG comes from Pseudoliparis swirei isolate HS2019 ecotype Mariana Trench chromosome 20, NWPU_hadal_v1, whole genome shotgun sequence and encodes:
- the psph gene encoding phosphoserine phosphatase isoform X2; translated protein: MRLRRVPGMMSTLSQTKEVFRRAEAVFFDVDSTVIKEEGIDELAKFCGVGDAVAEMTRKAMGGTMTFKTALTERLSIIRCSREQVNKLITDHPPQLTPGIGDLVDRLHQRNIKVFLISGGFRCIVEHVATQLNIPHDHVYANRLKFYFNGEYAGFDESQPTAESGGKGKVISMLKEKYGFKTVVMIGDGATDAEACPPASAFVGFGGNVVRQQVKEKSSWYVTSFEEMLKELDKI
- the psph gene encoding phosphoserine phosphatase isoform X1, giving the protein MMSTLSQTKEVFRRAEAVFFDVDSTVIKEEGIDELAKFCGVGDAVAEMTRKAMGGTMTFKTALTERLSIIRCSREQVNKLITDHPPQLTPGIGDLVDRLHQRNIKVFLISGGFRCIVEHVATQLNIPHDHVYANRLKFYFNGEYAGFDESQPTAESGGKGKVISMLKEKYGFKTVVMIGDGATDAEACPPASAFVGFGGNVVRQQVKEKSSWYVTSFEEMLKELDKI